Proteins encoded in a region of the Antedon mediterranea chromosome 2, ecAntMedi1.1, whole genome shotgun sequence genome:
- the LOC140039504 gene encoding uncharacterized protein: MSNERDILRVFLCGAHSTGKTTLLEDVVKAMPVGLHYEEEIARRLIRELDLSIEERDPYTKPDVFEEFQRMVFKGQCEMERNNEDSNRDYIADRSIDPVVYTSVYLGVDAKNRLLELPYVKECIERYKNSIIFAVYPHEECIELDDIRLPPTLKELTVFTETLIDILSEFNISYTPITVLDRKERRDIVVNEIRRRRPDIWNN, encoded by the exons ATGTCAAACGAAAGAGACATATTGAGAGTGTTTTTATGTGGGGCTCACAGTACCGGTAAAACTACACTATTGGAGGATGTGGTTAAGGCAATGCCTGTGGGTCTTCATTACGAAGAAGAGATAGCTAGGAGACTTATTCGGGAGCTTGATTTGAGTATAGAAGAGAGAGACCCATATACAAAACCAGACGTGTTTGAAGAGTTTCAA AGAATGGTTTTTAAGGGACAATGTGAAATGGAGCGAAACAACGAGGATTCAAACCGTGATTATATAGCAGATAGAAGTATCGACCCCGTCGTGTATACGTCTGTCTATCTCGGAGTTGATGCAAAGAATAGGTTATTGGAACTACCTTATGTAAAAGAATGCATAGAGAG atacAAAAACTCAATAATTTTCGCTGTCTACCCTCATGAAGAGTGCATCGAGTTAGATGACATACGATTGCCACCAACTCTGAAGGAATTGACGGTATTCACTGAAACACTAATTGATATTCTGAGTGAATTTAATATTTCCTATACGCCGATTACCGTCCTGGACCGCAAAGAACGCCGTGATATCGTTGTGAACGAGATTCGAAGACGACGACCCGATATTTGGAACAATTAG
- the LOC140039507 gene encoding uncharacterized protein, producing the protein MERRLVRVYLCGAHSTGKTTLLGDVCKELPDIKKESEIARQVLDGMSPEDRRTAIDYRNQPEKFEQLQRLILESQCEVDRKNALNEDLEGYIADRGIDPVVYAALYLGDKAKDSLLSLPVTKECIQRFKNSLIFVVHPHKECMKKDGVRITPVWNELTRFTEILTQLLDHLQINYVPITVLDRNERCQIVVNQIQEKLSDEEDD; encoded by the exons ATGGAAAGAAGATTAGTTCGAGTGTATTTGTGTGGTGCGCACAGTACCGGGAAAACAACGCTTCTTGGTGACGTGTGCAAAGAATTACCGGATATCAAAAAGGAATCTGAAATTGCTAGACAGGTACTGGATGGGATGAGTCCAGAAGATAGACGCACCGCAATTGACTACCGCAACCAACCCGAAAAGTTTGAACAACTCCAG CGATTGATATTGGAATCTCAATGTGAGGTCGACCGTAAAAACGCATTGAATGAAGATTTAGAGGGCTATATCGCAGACAGAGGAATTGATCCTGTAGTGTACGCTGCATTGTACCTTGGTGACAAGGCGAAAGACTCCCTGCTGTCACTACCAGTTACTAAAGAATGTATACAAAG gtTTAAAAACTCCTTAATATTCGTCGTGCATCCTCACAAAGAATGTATGAAAAAAGACGGTGTGAGAATTACGCCTGTTTGGAACGAACTAACACGATTTACAGAAATATTAACTCAACTTCTTGACCATCTGCAAATTAACTACGTCCCAATAACCGTCCTGGACCGCAATGAACGATGCCAAATTGTTGTGAACCAAATTCAAGAGAAACTGTCTGATGAAGAAGATGATTAA